From a region of the Geothrix sp. 21YS21S-2 genome:
- a CDS encoding SpoIIE family protein phosphatase, whose translation MAELWIRLPDRAPVKLGREHAALTIGRDPANDVVLEDSSLSRNHARLTWRDGMAMLEDLGSRNGTLVNGDRILEPRQVRGGDEIIFGRLSIRLEEGPDIPAGLDSSVSFLMDVDRLRSSSPGTLDTGTARRWKEALDIVHALSLDMLGDVSTEMMLWDLLERLYAYLKPGRGAVLLRNGKGPMTQVAARSRSRGHDFQVELSKTMLEAAVERREALLINNPMLDSKLAQAQSIMSSGVTSIMTVPLEHGGEVVGIIYMDAGPMRGAFTEEDLRLVAVVSHMAAAKIRTTRLLEELVVKQAMQKEMEVARRIQERLLPDRCPELEGFELFGINVACWNVSGDLYGFWPGPDGKTWMAIADVSGKGIGPGLLMATFQALMQAWTEGAEDPAVLAKKISLALSKRTTANRFITAFLGLLDPVARTIAYVNAGHNPIPVLRADGTIEELASQGFPLAMFPGTEYGQGVVRLEAGDLLFLYTDGITEAADPQGVEFDLGMVCRTLRTLGALPLPDLNQGLASALQEHTRGAAATDDRTIVMVRRS comes from the coding sequence ATGGCCGAACTCTGGATCCGCCTACCCGACCGGGCCCCCGTCAAACTCGGGCGCGAGCACGCGGCCCTCACCATCGGCCGGGACCCCGCCAACGACGTGGTGCTCGAGGACTCCAGCCTCTCCCGCAACCATGCCCGGCTGACGTGGCGGGACGGCATGGCGATGCTGGAGGACCTGGGTTCCCGCAACGGCACCCTGGTCAACGGCGACCGGATCCTGGAGCCCCGCCAGGTCAGGGGGGGCGACGAGATCATCTTCGGGCGGCTCTCCATCCGCCTCGAGGAGGGCCCGGACATCCCCGCGGGCCTGGACTCCAGCGTCTCCTTCCTCATGGACGTGGACCGGCTGAGGTCCTCGTCCCCGGGCACGCTCGACACCGGCACCGCCAGGCGTTGGAAGGAGGCCCTGGACATCGTCCACGCCCTCAGCCTGGACATGCTGGGCGACGTCTCCACCGAGATGATGCTTTGGGACCTGCTGGAGCGGCTCTACGCCTACCTGAAGCCGGGCCGGGGCGCGGTGCTCCTGCGCAACGGGAAGGGGCCCATGACCCAGGTGGCCGCGCGGTCCCGCTCGCGGGGCCACGACTTCCAGGTCGAGCTGTCGAAGACGATGCTCGAGGCAGCCGTGGAGCGCAGGGAGGCCCTCCTCATCAACAATCCCATGCTGGACTCCAAGCTGGCGCAGGCCCAGTCGATCATGTCCAGCGGCGTGACCTCCATCATGACCGTGCCCCTGGAGCACGGCGGCGAGGTGGTGGGCATCATCTACATGGACGCCGGGCCCATGCGCGGCGCGTTCACCGAGGAGGACCTCCGCCTGGTGGCGGTGGTCAGCCACATGGCCGCCGCCAAGATCCGCACCACCCGGCTCCTGGAGGAGCTGGTCGTCAAGCAGGCCATGCAGAAGGAGATGGAGGTGGCCCGCAGGATCCAGGAGCGGCTGCTCCCGGACCGCTGCCCCGAGCTGGAAGGCTTCGAGCTCTTCGGGATCAACGTGGCGTGCTGGAACGTCTCGGGCGACCTCTACGGGTTCTGGCCCGGCCCCGACGGGAAGACCTGGATGGCCATCGCCGACGTCTCCGGCAAGGGCATCGGCCCAGGGCTCCTCATGGCCACCTTCCAGGCCCTCATGCAGGCCTGGACCGAGGGCGCCGAGGATCCCGCCGTCCTCGCCAAGAAGATCAGCCTGGCCCTCAGCAAGCGCACCACGGCCAACCGCTTCATCACGGCCTTCCTGGGCCTGCTCGACCCGGTGGCCAGGACCATAGCCTACGTCAATGCCGGGCACAACCCCATCCCCGTGCTGCGCGCGGATGGCACGATCGAGGAGCTCGCCTCCCAGGGCTTCCCGCTGGCCATGTTCCCCGGCACCGAGTACGGCCAGGGCGTCGTCCGCCTGGAGGCCGGGGACCTGCTTTTCCTGTACACGGACGGCATCACCGAGGCCGCAGACCCGCAGGGGGTCGAATTCGATCTCGGGATGGTCTGCCGGACCCTCAGGACCCTGGGCGCGCTGCCTCTTCCCGACCTGAACCAGGGCCTGGCCTCCGCCCTCCAGGAGCACACCCGGGGCGCGGCCGCGACCGATGACCGGACCATCGTGATGGTAAGACGCTCCTAG
- a CDS encoding serine/threonine-protein kinase: MDFVDPAAIGRYTVLERLGAGAMGVVYLAQDPLLKRRVAVKIVQKTRSDSETMIARFQRESEISAQLNQANIITVFDVGEDPEVGPFLTMEFVDGSSLSKILSERTLDPATALDWLTQLGQALVAAERAGVVHRDIKPENILVSRDSQLKLTDFGLARDDDSSLTHTGTMMGTPTHTAPELLGGDRATPATDRWAFSVMAFQMVLGTLPHPGETLSSVLSSIAHDPPAIPPGTPAPLARVFFKALHKDPTRRYESVLAFLTALAEAMGLKDKLVTRGLAPEGGAGSSHPSSPKLQRPDETEAFALPAPAATGGHAATAAPRARAAASPAKPVAPLTGPPPGLFKGDAASPNESAPPRNSTPQGITLAGYTSKSHPKGWTPILTPARSGRSGQAVWVVGAMAAAALSFFFFFPRSISIQTTPPRAQVLLDGKPVGETPYNGSVSFGTHLLEVRLNGYDTLVQEVRAGQPPLDLALQPATSWADIRSTPPGATVTLDGRSLGTTPCDGVRVPDNPAVLVVSLRGFKRWEGKLGPGRKPPVPIVLRKEGK; encoded by the coding sequence ATGGACTTCGTAGACCCCGCGGCCATCGGGCGGTACACGGTCCTGGAGCGGCTGGGTGCCGGGGCCATGGGCGTGGTCTACCTGGCCCAGGACCCGCTCCTGAAGCGCCGCGTCGCCGTGAAGATCGTCCAGAAGACCCGCTCGGATTCGGAGACCATGATCGCGCGGTTCCAGCGGGAGTCCGAGATCAGCGCCCAGCTCAACCAGGCCAACATCATCACGGTCTTTGACGTGGGCGAGGATCCCGAGGTCGGCCCCTTCCTGACCATGGAGTTCGTGGACGGAAGTTCGCTCTCCAAGATCCTCTCGGAGCGGACCCTGGACCCCGCGACCGCCCTGGACTGGCTCACACAGCTCGGCCAGGCCCTGGTGGCCGCGGAACGCGCCGGGGTGGTCCACCGGGACATCAAGCCCGAGAACATCCTGGTGAGCAGGGACTCCCAGCTCAAGCTCACCGACTTCGGCCTCGCCCGGGACGACGACAGCAGCCTCACCCACACCGGCACCATGATGGGCACGCCCACCCACACCGCGCCCGAGCTCCTCGGGGGCGACCGCGCGACGCCCGCCACGGACCGCTGGGCCTTCTCGGTGATGGCGTTCCAGATGGTGCTGGGCACCCTCCCCCACCCGGGGGAGACCCTTTCGTCCGTGCTGAGCTCCATCGCCCACGATCCGCCCGCCATCCCCCCCGGCACCCCCGCCCCCCTCGCCCGGGTCTTCTTCAAGGCGCTCCACAAGGACCCCACCCGCCGCTACGAGTCCGTCCTGGCCTTCCTCACCGCCCTCGCCGAGGCCATGGGCCTCAAGGACAAGCTGGTCACCCGGGGCCTTGCCCCCGAAGGCGGCGCGGGGTCCTCCCATCCGTCCTCCCCCAAGCTGCAGCGGCCCGACGAGACGGAGGCCTTCGCCCTGCCCGCCCCTGCCGCGACCGGCGGCCACGCAGCGACGGCCGCCCCCAGGGCCCGCGCTGCGGCGTCCCCCGCAAAGCCTGTGGCCCCCCTCACCGGCCCTCCCCCGGGCCTCTTCAAGGGCGACGCCGCCTCCCCCAACGAAAGCGCCCCCCCGCGGAACTCCACCCCCCAGGGCATCACGCTGGCCGGGTACACCTCCAAGTCCCACCCCAAGGGCTGGACCCCCATCCTCACCCCGGCCCGCTCCGGCCGCAGCGGCCAGGCGGTCTGGGTCGTGGGCGCCATGGCCGCCGCGGCCCTCTCCTTCTTCTTCTTCTTCCCGCGGTCCATCAGCATCCAGACCACCCCCCCCAGGGCCCAGGTCCTGCTGGACGGCAAGCCCGTGGGCGAGACGCCCTACAACGGCTCCGTCTCGTTCGGCACGCACCTCCTGGAAGTGCGGCTGAACGGCTACGACACCCTCGTCCAGGAGGTCCGCGCCGGCCAGCCCCCGCTGGATCTGGCCCTCCAGCCCGCCACGTCCTGGGCCGACATCCGCAGCACGCCCCCCGGGGCCACCGTGACCCTGGACGGACGCAGCCTGGGAACGACGCCCTGCGACGGCGTCCGCGTGCCGGACAACCCCGCTGTGCTGGTGGTGTCCCTGCGCGGGTTCAAGCGCTGGGAAGGGAAGCTTGGGCCCGGACGGAAACCGCCGGTGCCGATCGTGCTGAGGAAGGAAGGGAAATAG
- a CDS encoding DUF3667 domain-containing protein encodes MQPLPALEPCLDCGTPLHGRFCSRCGQPRQDRDLRLRHVVGEVVAEVFSLDNRILTSLRLLFLRPGQLTLEYFAGRRARFLPPFRLYVFVSFLLFLLLGSGPSSVATQGKAETNIVINLGDDAGKQNPAMQEKAGRLKRGIEKAVENPRAFKAALLVWLSRVMFLLLPAFAGLLFLFHPRSGTYYVEHVIFSLHFHTFAFSVFLAQGLLGLVPLGWVRLAGGLLTLALPVHLCLALKRVHGGPGWKRHLKGIALTAIYVVVVGAALLGVVLWVITRSLST; translated from the coding sequence ATGCAACCTCTTCCCGCGCTGGAACCCTGTCTCGATTGCGGCACGCCGCTCCACGGCCGCTTCTGCTCCCGGTGCGGGCAGCCCCGGCAGGACCGGGACCTGCGGCTGAGGCACGTGGTGGGCGAGGTGGTCGCGGAGGTCTTCAGCCTGGACAACCGCATCCTGACCTCCCTGAGGCTGCTCTTCCTGCGGCCGGGCCAGCTCACGCTGGAATACTTCGCGGGGCGCAGGGCGCGGTTCCTGCCTCCCTTCCGGCTCTACGTCTTCGTCAGCTTCCTGCTGTTCCTGCTCCTGGGCTCCGGTCCCTCCTCGGTCGCCACCCAGGGAAAGGCCGAGACCAACATCGTGATCAACCTCGGTGATGACGCCGGGAAGCAGAACCCGGCCATGCAGGAGAAGGCGGGGCGCCTCAAGCGGGGCATCGAGAAGGCCGTGGAGAACCCGCGGGCGTTCAAGGCCGCCCTCCTGGTTTGGCTCTCGCGGGTGATGTTCCTGCTGCTCCCGGCCTTCGCGGGGCTCCTCTTCCTGTTCCACCCGCGAAGCGGCACCTACTATGTGGAGCACGTGATCTTCTCGCTGCACTTCCACACGTTCGCCTTCAGCGTGTTCCTGGCACAGGGGCTCCTGGGCCTGGTTCCCCTGGGCTGGGTGCGCCTTGCGGGGGGGCTGCTGACCCTGGCCCTGCCGGTCCACCTGTGCCTCGCCCTGAAGCGGGTCCACGGGGGCCCCGGCTGGAAGCGGCACCTCAAGGGCATCGCCCTGACGGCGATCTACGTCGTCGTCGTGGGCGCGGCGCTTCTGGGCGTCGTGCTCTGGGTGATCACAAGGAGCCTGTCCACGTAA
- a CDS encoding pentapeptide repeat-containing protein, whose translation MAELTRDEVIEHVKNKVSLEFANLSGLDLRGIDFRKTNLSGADMTSCRLQGSHFLDTNLTRAILYEADLSGTNLSGSDLSHANLQKAILVEANMTNAKMVQASLRQADLSQADFTQSDLAKADLHFAKCSGTDFRRAVLADANFGRAFLRGAMFRGANIMGATFEGALGMDPAVLKGDIGGGIELDEPGTGSTLLGMLKVTTTVDYNAPRPIGESGKGAPARKTKYHPPLRGIPSVIYTTGGWIRGTFHVPTMHGFLEYLNLSGDMLKLTGVILPYLEMELRFFALRRGKALLVMPDCDLALLQLPEPTAQYHVHRVSFLLEGGTVTGSLAIEEDIRVSDYLANHDGFLVLRNCRFGAHDAPVEEESHFPMLLVNSATVVGASDERLRDT comes from the coding sequence ATGGCCGAACTGACGCGGGATGAGGTCATCGAACACGTTAAGAACAAGGTATCTCTGGAGTTCGCGAACCTGTCCGGTCTGGACCTGCGGGGGATCGACTTCAGGAAGACGAACCTGAGCGGGGCGGACATGACGTCCTGCCGCCTCCAGGGCTCCCACTTCCTGGACACCAACCTGACCCGGGCGATCCTCTACGAGGCGGACCTCTCGGGCACGAACCTCTCGGGCTCCGACCTTTCCCACGCCAACCTGCAGAAGGCCATCCTGGTCGAAGCCAACATGACCAACGCCAAGATGGTGCAGGCCAGTCTCCGCCAGGCGGACCTCTCCCAGGCCGACTTCACCCAGTCCGACCTGGCCAAGGCCGACCTCCACTTCGCCAAGTGCAGCGGCACGGATTTCCGCCGCGCCGTGCTGGCCGACGCCAACTTCGGCCGGGCCTTCCTCCGGGGAGCCATGTTCCGGGGGGCCAACATCATGGGCGCCACCTTCGAGGGGGCCCTCGGCATGGACCCGGCGGTGCTCAAGGGCGACATCGGCGGCGGCATCGAGCTGGACGAGCCCGGTACCGGCTCCACCCTCCTGGGCATGCTCAAGGTCACCACCACGGTGGACTACAACGCGCCCCGCCCCATCGGGGAATCCGGCAAGGGCGCCCCCGCGCGCAAGACCAAGTACCATCCCCCGCTGCGGGGCATCCCCTCCGTCATCTACACCACCGGCGGCTGGATCAGGGGAACCTTCCACGTGCCCACCATGCACGGGTTCTTGGAGTACCTGAACCTCTCCGGCGACATGCTCAAGCTCACCGGCGTCATCCTGCCCTACCTCGAGATGGAGCTGCGGTTCTTCGCGCTGCGCCGGGGGAAGGCCCTCCTGGTGATGCCCGACTGCGACCTGGCCCTCCTCCAGCTGCCCGAGCCCACCGCCCAGTATCATGTGCATCGCGTCTCGTTCCTCCTGGAAGGCGGCACCGTCACCGGCAGCCTCGCCATCGAGGAGGACATCCGGGTCTCGGACTACCTGGCCAACCACGACGGCTTCCTGGTGCTGCGCAACTGCAGGTTCGGCGCCCACGACGCCCCCGTGGAGGAGGAGAGCCACTTCCCCATGCTCCTGGTGAACAGCGCCACGGTGGTGGGGGCTTCGGACGAGCGCCTCAGGGATACGTAG
- a CDS encoding alpha/beta fold hydrolase, with protein sequence MWDHGPMAIHLRTFLAFLVLAFGCAAQEQKFVSIGDLPLTSGEVLQDCRVGYRTFGELDAAGSNAVLVPSWYGGTTRELLGQVGPGRVFDCPGAFVILVDALADGVSTSPSNSVRQPRMRFPRISVRDMVESQRRMLKVLGIGHLRAVMGISMGGMQTFQWLVSYPDFMDRAVPILGSPRLAPYDVLLWRTMNLAITGDAGWQGGDYAENPARALRAGLSNLTLGTPAQVNAGGTRAQVDADLARYARDPAFDACDQVRQGEAMIGLDIAEGFGGSMEKAAAAVKAQVLVVVAASDQTVTPGPALAFAALLKARTLTLEGSFGHRSLRVESGNVGQAVRTFMSGH encoded by the coding sequence ATGTGGGATCATGGCCCCATGGCCATCCACCTGCGCACCTTCCTGGCGTTCCTCGTCCTGGCCTTCGGGTGCGCGGCCCAGGAGCAGAAGTTCGTTTCCATCGGCGACCTGCCGCTGACGAGCGGCGAAGTCCTCCAGGACTGCCGCGTGGGCTACCGCACCTTCGGGGAGCTCGACGCCGCCGGGTCCAACGCCGTCCTCGTCCCCTCCTGGTACGGGGGGACCACCCGGGAGCTCCTGGGCCAGGTGGGTCCGGGGCGCGTCTTCGATTGTCCCGGCGCCTTCGTGATCCTCGTGGACGCACTGGCCGACGGGGTCTCCACCTCCCCGTCCAACAGCGTCCGCCAGCCCCGCATGAGGTTCCCGCGCATCTCGGTGCGGGACATGGTGGAGAGCCAGCGCCGGATGCTCAAGGTCCTGGGCATCGGCCACCTGCGGGCGGTCATGGGCATCTCCATGGGCGGCATGCAGACCTTCCAGTGGCTGGTGTCCTACCCGGACTTCATGGACAGGGCCGTGCCCATCCTGGGCTCCCCGCGCCTGGCCCCCTACGACGTCCTGCTGTGGCGCACCATGAACCTCGCCATCACCGGCGACGCCGGCTGGCAGGGCGGCGACTATGCGGAGAATCCCGCCCGGGCCCTGCGCGCGGGCCTGTCCAACCTCACCCTGGGCACCCCGGCCCAGGTGAACGCCGGCGGCACCCGGGCCCAGGTGGACGCGGACCTGGCGCGGTACGCCCGGGATCCCGCCTTCGACGCGTGCGACCAGGTCCGCCAGGGCGAGGCCATGATCGGCCTGGACATCGCCGAGGGCTTCGGCGGTTCCATGGAGAAGGCGGCCGCCGCCGTGAAGGCCCAGGTCCTGGTGGTGGTGGCCGCTTCCGATCAGACCGTCACCCCCGGCCCGGCCCTCGCGTTCGCGGCGCTCCTGAAGGCCCGGACGCTGACCCTGGAAGGGAGCTTCGGCCACCGAAGCCTGCGGGTCGAGAGCGGGAACGTGGGCCAGGCCGTGCGCACCTTCATGTCCGGGCATTGA
- a CDS encoding S1C family serine protease, whose translation MRKAAAILFILASGLVIGWCAGQGAARGPAAPRPVTPRGALPAAEQSVVDRFREARASVVYLTSLAYQQDLFSLDVQAVPTGTGSGFIWDSGGHIVTNYHVIQDAQEVEAALADGSRHKARVIGVAPEKDLAVLLLQDGASAKLRPLPLGTSADLQVGQGVMAIGNPFGLDQTLTTGVVSALGREIQSATRRRITGVIQTDAAINPGNSGGPLLDSAGRLIGINTAIQSTSGSSAGIGFAVPVDTINRIVPQLISKGRPVRVDLGFDPLPEGWAASINVPPGVIVGRVRQGGSAERAGLRGLTRQGRGYALGDVIVGVNGAAVKDMDRLLDLAEAEPSGGRLQLEVLRDGKRVRLNLDLEPGRI comes from the coding sequence ATGCGAAAAGCCGCAGCCATCCTGTTCATCCTGGCCTCGGGCCTCGTCATCGGCTGGTGCGCCGGCCAGGGGGCTGCGAGGGGCCCCGCCGCGCCGCGCCCGGTGACCCCGCGGGGCGCCCTGCCCGCCGCCGAGCAGAGCGTCGTGGACCGGTTCCGGGAGGCCCGCGCCTCCGTGGTCTACCTCACCAGCCTGGCCTACCAGCAGGACCTCTTCTCCCTGGACGTGCAGGCCGTGCCCACCGGCACCGGCTCGGGGTTCATCTGGGACTCCGGCGGGCACATCGTCACCAACTACCACGTGATCCAGGACGCCCAGGAGGTCGAGGCGGCCCTGGCCGACGGCAGCCGGCACAAGGCCAGGGTCATCGGCGTGGCCCCGGAGAAGGACCTGGCCGTGCTCCTGCTCCAGGACGGCGCCTCGGCCAAGCTGAGGCCCCTGCCCCTGGGCACGTCCGCCGACCTGCAGGTGGGCCAGGGGGTCATGGCCATCGGCAATCCCTTCGGGCTGGACCAGACCCTCACCACCGGCGTGGTGTCGGCCCTGGGCCGCGAGATCCAGAGCGCCACCCGCCGGCGCATCACCGGCGTGATCCAGACCGACGCGGCCATCAACCCCGGCAATTCCGGCGGCCCCCTGCTGGACAGCGCGGGCCGGCTCATCGGCATCAACACCGCGATCCAGAGCACCTCGGGCAGCTCCGCGGGCATCGGCTTCGCCGTGCCGGTGGACACCATCAACCGCATCGTCCCGCAGCTCATCTCGAAGGGCCGGCCCGTGCGGGTCGACCTGGGCTTCGACCCCCTCCCGGAGGGCTGGGCGGCCTCCATCAACGTGCCGCCCGGGGTCATCGTGGGCCGGGTGCGGCAGGGCGGCTCCGCGGAGCGGGCCGGGCTGCGGGGCCTGACCCGCCAGGGCCGGGGCTACGCCCTGGGCGACGTGATCGTGGGCGTCAACGGGGCGGCTGTGAAGGACATGGACCGCCTCCTGGACCTGGCCGAGGCGGAACCCTCCGGCGGGCGTCTCCAGCTGGAGGTCCTGCGCGACGGCAAGCGCGTCAGGCTGAACCTGGACCTGGAGCCCGGCAGGATCTGA
- a CDS encoding PAS domain S-box protein, with product MSLQGPSASWQDPRDRLGGYLGGWRAYVFAALATSATLGLRLTLQKAFGERPLMILFMLPIIFSAFLGGMGPGLLATGLSGLLLLYFLLPPAHSLAVASPFDLAQLTILLASGGLVSVLAGALLRSRAREATATAELQAALEEDMAAHRALGVSENSRQLLDALYRGLMETTPAGCFVTDGDWRIILVNQAYVQRSGYGREELLAMRVPDLATDGADESYRRILAEGQVRFETRHRARSGEVWPVEVVASYSPMEGGRCFVFCQDITERVEALETVRSMEHFNRAILDSVNAQLAVLDPRGAILAVNAPWRAFGRAGGAGPGGDVGDSYLAACRKGAQEGAPGAREALDGILAVLEGRLPRFSLEYPCDTPDDKRWFTMYVTPLGDSGGGVVIAHTDNTSRKRMEMALVESEKRFQDIASASSDWFWEMDREGRYTYASESVAKVLGWSPAEMAGRSVLDGFPAGERQGMEARYLRLFSEARGYRNLPATQVRKDGTLCHVLTSGTPLLDDAGTSKGFRGLDRDVTDVRAAEEQHRRLEGELTQAQKLESIGRLAGGVAHDFNNMLGVILGQAEVAMMMPGSKPFHSFLGEIIKAARRSGDLTRQLLAFARKQVITPRVLDLNETIQGMLKMLGRLIGEDITLAWMRKEGLWPIRMDPSQIDQILANLAVNARDAILGVGRVTIGLENVRVGKDFLQEHPEAVEGEFVALSVADSGCGIDPEVLKHIFEPFFTTKPLGKGTGLGLATVFGIVKQNDGFILVESQPGKGARFRIYLPRHLGPEDVAGGDSAPAIPTGNGETILLVEDEATVLVATRMLLEQLGYVVLPAQGAARALEIEGAFQGNLDLLLTDVVMPEMNGRELSEWIRNRRPGLPVLFMSGYTADILDPHGVLEEGVHFIQKPASVLELARGVEGVLGRRPRV from the coding sequence ATGAGCCTTCAGGGCCCCAGCGCGTCGTGGCAGGATCCCCGGGACCGCCTCGGCGGCTACCTGGGCGGCTGGCGGGCCTACGTCTTCGCGGCCCTCGCCACGTCGGCCACCCTGGGCCTCCGGCTGACCTTGCAAAAGGCCTTCGGGGAACGCCCCCTGATGATCCTGTTCATGCTGCCCATCATCTTCAGCGCCTTCCTGGGGGGCATGGGCCCGGGTCTCCTGGCCACGGGGCTCTCCGGCCTGCTCCTGCTCTACTTCCTCCTCCCTCCCGCGCACTCCCTGGCCGTCGCCAGCCCCTTCGACCTGGCCCAGCTCACCATACTGCTGGCCAGCGGGGGCCTGGTGAGCGTCCTCGCGGGCGCCCTCCTGCGGTCCCGGGCCCGGGAGGCCACCGCCACCGCCGAGCTCCAGGCCGCCCTGGAGGAGGACATGGCCGCCCACCGCGCCCTGGGGGTCAGCGAGAACTCCCGCCAGCTCCTGGACGCCCTCTACCGCGGCCTCATGGAGACCACGCCCGCCGGGTGCTTCGTCACCGACGGGGACTGGCGGATCATCCTGGTGAACCAGGCCTACGTCCAGCGTTCCGGGTACGGCCGGGAGGAACTCCTCGCCATGCGGGTCCCCGACCTGGCCACGGACGGGGCCGACGAGTCCTACCGGCGGATCCTGGCCGAGGGGCAGGTCCGGTTCGAGACCCGCCACCGGGCCCGGTCCGGCGAAGTCTGGCCCGTGGAGGTCGTCGCCTCCTACTCGCCCATGGAGGGCGGGCGCTGCTTCGTGTTCTGCCAGGACATCACCGAGCGCGTCGAGGCCCTGGAGACCGTCCGGTCCATGGAGCACTTCAACCGCGCGATCCTGGATTCCGTCAACGCCCAGCTGGCGGTGCTGGACCCCCGGGGCGCGATCCTCGCGGTCAACGCCCCGTGGAGGGCGTTCGGCAGGGCCGGTGGCGCGGGGCCCGGAGGGGACGTGGGGGACAGCTACCTGGCCGCGTGCCGCAAGGGGGCGCAGGAGGGCGCGCCGGGGGCCCGGGAGGCCCTCGACGGCATCCTGGCGGTCCTGGAAGGCCGGCTGCCCCGGTTCTCCCTTGAATACCCCTGCGACACCCCCGACGACAAGCGCTGGTTCACCATGTACGTCACGCCGCTGGGCGACTCGGGGGGCGGGGTGGTCATCGCGCACACGGACAACACCTCGCGCAAGCGAATGGAGATGGCCCTGGTGGAGAGCGAGAAGCGCTTCCAGGACATCGCCAGCGCCTCCTCGGACTGGTTCTGGGAGATGGACCGGGAGGGCCGCTACACCTACGCCTCGGAGAGCGTGGCCAAGGTGCTGGGCTGGAGCCCGGCCGAGATGGCCGGACGGTCCGTGCTGGACGGTTTCCCGGCCGGGGAGCGCCAAGGGATGGAGGCCCGGTATCTCCGGCTCTTTTCCGAGGCCAGGGGCTACCGGAACCTGCCCGCGACCCAGGTGCGCAAGGACGGGACGCTCTGCCACGTGCTCACGTCCGGAACCCCCCTCCTGGACGACGCCGGGACCTCGAAGGGCTTCCGGGGCCTGGACCGGGACGTGACGGACGTGAGGGCCGCGGAGGAGCAGCACCGGCGGCTGGAGGGCGAGCTGACCCAGGCGCAGAAGCTGGAGTCCATCGGCAGGCTCGCCGGCGGGGTCGCGCACGACTTCAACAACATGCTGGGGGTGATCCTCGGGCAGGCGGAAGTGGCCATGATGATGCCCGGCTCCAAGCCCTTCCACTCCTTCCTCGGGGAGATCATCAAGGCGGCCAGGCGCAGCGGGGACCTCACCCGCCAGCTGCTGGCCTTCGCCCGCAAGCAGGTCATCACGCCCCGGGTGCTGGACCTGAACGAGACCATCCAGGGCATGCTCAAGATGCTGGGCCGGCTCATCGGCGAGGACATCACCCTGGCCTGGATGCGCAAGGAGGGCCTCTGGCCGATCCGCATGGACCCCTCCCAGATCGACCAGATCCTCGCCAACCTGGCCGTCAACGCCCGGGACGCCATCCTCGGGGTGGGAAGGGTCACCATCGGCCTGGAGAACGTCCGCGTCGGGAAGGACTTCCTGCAGGAGCACCCGGAGGCGGTGGAGGGCGAATTCGTGGCGCTCTCCGTGGCCGACTCGGGTTGCGGGATCGACCCCGAGGTCCTCAAGCACATCTTCGAGCCCTTCTTCACCACGAAGCCCCTGGGCAAGGGCACCGGCCTGGGCCTCGCCACCGTCTTCGGGATCGTCAAGCAGAACGACGGCTTCATCCTGGTGGAGAGCCAGCCCGGGAAGGGCGCGCGGTTCCGGATCTACCTGCCCCGGCACCTGGGCCCGGAGGACGTGGCCGGGGGGGACTCCGCCCCGGCGATCCCCACGGGCAACGGCGAGACGATCCTCCTGGTGGAGGACGAGGCCACCGTCCTGGTGGCGACCCGGATGCTCCTGGAGCAGCTGGGGTACGTCGTGCTCCCCGCCCAGGGCGCCGCCAGGGCGCTGGAGATCGAGGGCGCCTTCCAGGGGAACCTCGACCTCCTGCTGACGGACGTCGTGATGCCGGAGATGAACGGCAGGGAGCTGTCCGAGTGGATCCGGAACCGCAGGCCGGGCCTGCCGGTGCTGTTCATGAGCGGCTACACGGCCGACATCCTGGATCCCCACGGCGTACTGGAGGAGGGCGTGCACTTCATCCAGAAGCCGGCCTCGGTCCTGGAGCTGGCCCGGGGCGTGGAAGGCGTCCTGGGGCGCCGCCCCAGGGTATGA